The Coregonus clupeaformis isolate EN_2021a chromosome 20, ASM2061545v1, whole genome shotgun sequence genome contains a region encoding:
- the cdkn2c gene encoding cyclin-dependent kinase 4 inhibitor C has translation MTGETNRLSSASARGDLAEVEMLLQNGADVNANNEFGRTPLQVMKLGNPAIAEALLRANANPNVRDHVRGLTITHDAARDGYVDTLRVLMDYGADVNFLDNDGNLPLHLAAREGYLDVVQLLVGCTTDAARRNSRGHTPYDLATMNHRVSIAQYIQAHMNL, from the exons ATGACTGGAGAGACAAACAGACTGAGCAGTGCATCTGCAAGAGGAGACTTAGCAGAAGTTGAGATGTTATTACAGAACGGAGCAGATGTTAATGCAAACAATGAATTCGGCAGGACACCGTTACAG GTGATGAAACTTGGTAACCCAGCCATCGCGGAAGCGCTGCTGAGGGCGAACGCAAATCCAAACGTGCGCGACCATGTCAGGGGTCTCACTATCACTCATGATGCTGCAAGGGATGGATATGTGGACACCCTACGCGTCCTGATGGATTATGGCGCAGACGTCAACTTCCTGGACAACGACGGCAATCTTCCATTGCATCTAGCGGCAAGAGAAGGCTATCTTGATGTGGTTCAGCTCCTTGTTGGTTGTACGACGGACGCCGCAAGGCGCAACTCCAGAGGCCATACACCTTATGATTTGGCGACTATGAACCATAGAGTATCCATTGCGCAATACATTCAGGCGCACATGAATTTATGA